DNA from Cupriavidus necator N-1:
TGGAAGCCGACACCCTGTCGGCCACTGCCGCGCAGATCCAGAGCCAGATCCCGCTGGGCCGCTTCGGCCAGCCGACGGAGATTGCGTCGACGGTGCTGCATCTGTCGGCACCGGAATCGGCCTTCATCGTCGGTACCGAAATCATCGCCGACGGTGGCATGAGCCAACTTTAAGTCAATGCCTTTGCGGGCCGCGGCGTTGAGCACGTTCCGCGCATGACGTGGCCCATCCTGCCTGGAGCAGTACCAGAATCAATCCATTGCCTTTATCGTCCATTTGCCGGGCAAGCCCGAGCGGCGCGCCGAGCTCGAGTCGAAACTGCTTTATATCCTCGACCAGATGTCGAAGGAGCCGGACTTTATCAACACGTATCTGCACCGCTCGCTCGAAGATCCTGACACCCTTGTTCTCTATGAGAACTGGGCCTGCAGCGAGCAGCATTTC
Protein-coding regions in this window:
- a CDS encoding putative quinol monooxygenase, coding for MPGKPERRAELESKLLYILDQMSKEPDFINTYLHRSLEDPDTLVLYENWACSEQHFKDHHLKASYRREYEAVLADLLKAPRTLEFLTPVRDYQKAGN